Proteins encoded by one window of Nitrospira sp.:
- a CDS encoding RNA polymerase sigma factor: protein MNDDTSTRARVKIDEVFQSESRQVLATLIRLLGDFDAAEEALQEAFAVALEQWPHDGIPANPLAWLVSTGRFKAIDGMRRRARYDASLNELAKHIETTTSDPLEQTDEPIEDDRLRLIFTCCHPALSQDAQLPMTLREVCNLTTEEIARAFLTKPTTIAQRIVRAKAKIRDARIPYEVPPPSELPERIEAVLRVVYLVFNEGYSASFGPSLTRADLSSEAIRLGRLLLQLLSDSEVMGLLALMLLHESRRAARTSASGDLVLLEQQDRSLWNHDLIKEGITLVERALASKRIGPYTLQAAIAAVHAEAPSAGETDWAQIVALYDLLLRTEPSPIIELNRAVAVAMRDGPAKGLALVDALLERGELAQYHLAHATRADFCRRLDRKADARASYERALALAKQEPERRFLEKRLAEIQSRA, encoded by the coding sequence ATGAATGACGACACATCAACAAGAGCCCGCGTCAAGATTGACGAGGTCTTCCAGTCTGAATCGCGGCAGGTGCTTGCCACGTTGATCCGGCTGCTCGGTGATTTCGATGCAGCTGAGGAGGCCTTACAGGAAGCCTTCGCGGTTGCGCTGGAGCAATGGCCACACGACGGCATCCCGGCCAATCCCCTGGCCTGGCTCGTCTCCACCGGACGGTTCAAGGCCATCGACGGCATGAGACGACGCGCTCGCTATGATGCATCGTTGAACGAACTCGCCAAACACATCGAGACCACCACCAGCGATCCATTGGAACAGACAGACGAGCCCATCGAGGATGACCGCCTGCGCCTGATCTTCACCTGTTGCCATCCGGCCCTCTCACAGGACGCACAACTCCCCATGACGCTGCGCGAGGTCTGTAATCTGACAACGGAGGAAATCGCCCGTGCCTTCCTCACCAAACCAACAACGATTGCGCAACGAATTGTCCGTGCCAAAGCGAAGATCCGCGATGCGCGCATCCCCTACGAGGTTCCTCCACCATCAGAGTTGCCGGAACGCATTGAGGCTGTCTTGCGCGTGGTGTATTTGGTGTTCAATGAAGGGTACTCAGCATCATTCGGCCCATCGCTCACCAGAGCGGATCTCTCCAGTGAAGCAATTAGGCTGGGGAGACTCCTCTTACAATTGCTCTCTGACTCAGAAGTCATGGGACTGCTCGCGTTGATGCTCTTGCACGAATCGCGAAGAGCGGCGCGAACCTCGGCCAGCGGTGATCTCGTGCTGTTAGAGCAACAGGACCGGTCATTGTGGAACCACGATCTTATTAAAGAAGGTATCACCCTCGTCGAACGGGCACTCGCATCAAAACGCATCGGCCCCTATACTTTGCAGGCCGCCATCGCCGCTGTCCATGCAGAAGCTCCCAGCGCAGGAGAAACGGACTGGGCACAGATTGTCGCCTTGTACGATCTCCTGTTGCGAACGGAACCTTCGCCCATCATCGAGTTGAACCGGGCGGTCGCGGTTGCGATGCGCGATGGACCAGCCAAAGGCTTGGCGTTGGTCGATGCGCTTCTGGAGCGCGGTGAGTTGGCCCAGTATCATCTGGCACACGCGACACGGGCTGATTTCTGTCGTCGTCTGGATAGGAAGGCCGATGCCCGTGCCTCATACGAACGTGCGCTTGCTCTCGCGAAACAAGAGCCGGAACGACGGTTTCTGGAGAAGCGGCTCGCAGAAATACAGTCTAGGGCATAA